Genomic DNA from Acomys russatus chromosome 24, mAcoRus1.1, whole genome shotgun sequence:
AAAGTCAATTATTATAACTTTGCATAAGGATGAACCAACTTGACGGTAAtgttataaattaaatgaaacatttttccTTATAATTACAGATTTACATGAACATAATTTTGCTTTAATCTTCTTGAGAATCATGCAAAACCAGAGCTTTGTCAATGAGTTCATACTCCTCAGTCTTTCTCAGAATACAAAAGTTGAGAAAATattgtttgttgtatttttgcTGATCTACCTTGCAACTATTGGTGGTAATATGATAATTGTGGCCACTATCATCTACAGCCCTGCACTCCTGGGATCCCCCATGTATTTTTTCTTGATATTCCTGTCCTTTCTGGATGCATGCACCTCTACTGTTGTAACACCCAAGATGATCTTAGGCTTTTTCTCTGAGAGGAAGACCATCTCCTTTGAAGACTGCATGATACAACTGTTTGCCATACACTTCTTTACTGCTGTAGAGGTGATTGTCCTGTCAGCTATGGCTTATGACCGTTATGTGGCCATTTGCAAGCCCTTGCACTACTCTTCCATTATGAGCAGGAGGCTATGTGGTGTTTTAATAGGTGTAGCATGGGCTGGGGGATTCTTGCATTCTATCATACAAATTGTTTTTACCTTGCAGTTACCGTTTTGTGGACCCAATGTTATTGATCATTATATGTGTGACTTGTTCCCATTACTGAAGCTTGcctgcactgacacacacatttttgttatCTTGGTGTTTGCAAATAGTGGTTCTATCTGCATCATCATCTTCTCCTTGTTGCTTGTCTCCTATGGTGTCATCTTGTTCTCTCTGAGAGCCCACAGTTCTGAAGGTCGTCGTAAAGCCCTCTCCACCTGTGGATCCCATATTACAGTTGTCGTTTTGTTCTTTGTCCCATGCATATTGATATATGCACGACCTTCATCCCCATTCTCCTTTGAGAAAAACACCCTTATATTTGCCAATGTTCTGACACCATTGCTC
This window encodes:
- the LOC127207276 gene encoding olfactory receptor 4C15-like, whose amino-acid sequence is MQNQSFVNEFILLSLSQNTKVEKILFVVFLLIYLATIGGNMIIVATIIYSPALLGSPMYFFLIFLSFLDACTSTVVTPKMILGFFSERKTISFEDCMIQLFAIHFFTAVEVIVLSAMAYDRYVAICKPLHYSSIMSRRLCGVLIGVAWAGGFLHSIIQIVFTLQLPFCGPNVIDHYMCDLFPLLKLACTDTHIFVILVFANSGSICIIIFSLLLVSYGVILFSLRAHSSEGRRKALSTCGSHITVVVLFFVPCILIYARPSSPFSFEKNTLIFANVLTPLLNPMVYTFRNKEMKNAISKMWKRLMAVSDKY